From the genome of Loxodonta africana isolate mLoxAfr1 chromosome 4, mLoxAfr1.hap2, whole genome shotgun sequence:
AAAGGGTTCCTGGTTAGACTTATAAGCTGTAATGAACAGGTCTGTGTGTAACCTTTTCTAGCTGTACATTTAGTGATTTTATAGATTATAAATACATTCTCTTGCCGTGAAGTCTGAACTCATCCTGAAACTCCTTGGTCCTGTGATTCAGTGTTAATCAACATTCTTTCGATCCCTTATCTGAGAGAGATGCTATATGTCCAACAGCCACGGTGAATCATTCCGTGATCGTAACGTGCGGTGGGGCAGGATTGGGCATGTAACTCTTTCAAATAAtcattcttcctttgttttttttttaactttctctaGGCCATACTGGCGATGTTATTATTCAAACACAGATGCAGTCATTTATGTAGTAGACAGTTGTGACCGAGACCGAATTGGCATTTCCAAATCAGAGTTAGTTGCCATGTTGGAGGTAAGAAAACTTCATTAATATATGGAGAAATAATTTACATTTGCTCTTGTTGTTTCCAGTGTAGATTGTCATTTGCAGGAATAATTTAAAAGaatccagggttttttttttttttttaatgcctttggtatctttttcttttatgcaAATTACTTCTTATTCCTCTtgcagacaaaaaaagaaaatccaagcaGGGAATACAGCTATTCTGCAAATATGAAATTAAATTGTAAATATGTTTACTGAATAAGCTATAACTGTCTACAGAACAAAGCACTAGTAGAAAATACCCGAAATGTTAACGTTGATAATGTTTGGGCAGTGGGATTATGGACGATGCTTcctttctttatacttttctataatttcagCTAATTTATAATAAACATTGAGttcattaataattagaaaatatatactttaaaaataacatttttttgaaatttctttttgaACTCAATTGGAGCAAATTGGTTGGGAAAATGAAatatcttccattttctttaggaaGAAGAGCTGAGAAAAGCCATTTTAGTGGTGTTTGCAAATAAGCAGGACATGGAACAGGCCATGACTCCCTCAGAAATGGCAAATTCACTTGGATTACCTGCCTTGAAGGACCGAAAATGGCAAATATTCAAAACTTCAGCAACCAAAGGCACTGGACTTGATGAGGCAATGGAATGGCAAGTGTCATGTTTTCAGAAGCCCTCTatccatttgtgtgtgtgtgcaaggatACGTACACACATGTGTAATTGCCCTTTAGTCTTGAGGATAAAATTCAGATTATGTAGCAGCTTTTTCTCCCACTGATCTTTATGTGCGTCTGCCTTTATTTCAACCACATCAGCGTAATTAAAACCCCATTGCCAccaggttggttccgactcatagtaaccctgtaggacagagaactgccccacagggtttccaaggctgtaatctctacagaagcaggctaccatgtctttctcccatggagtgcctggtgggtttgaacgactGACTTttaggttaccagctgagtgctttagccactgtgccaccagggctccttaccaaccTAACTATAGATATTTAAACAGGTCAGCactctgccactttctagcttTTTCTCTGCCTCACCTCACCTGTTCTCAGGAACCTTCCCTGACGTACCCCCAttgcctcaccacacacacacagttaaatgccCTTGTCATAGATCTGCTGCGTAGTGCTTGTTACACTGTCTTGTAATTGTTAGTTTGATTTGTGCATTTACTTAGTAGGTGATCAGCTCCTTGAGGACTAAAACTGGTATTAATCCCTGAATCACCCCCAGCTGGCCTGGCAGTAGTAGTGGCCTGGAAGATAGTAGACATATGGTCTTTTCTGATTATTCATATAAAGAATAGACAAATTCAAAGCtagaacgttgttgttgttagttgccattgggtcatttccgattcatggtgaccctgtgtttgcagagtagaatcgctccatagggtttccaaggctgtgacaacctctcagaagtagatagccagggcttttttctgaggcacctctcggtaggttcagac
Proteins encoded in this window:
- the ARL1 gene encoding ADP-ribosylation factor-like protein 1 isoform X2 — translated: MAIGFNVETVTYKNLKFQVWDLGGQTSIRPYWRCYYSNTDAVIYVVDSCDRDRIGISKSELVAMLEEEELRKAILVVFANKQDMEQAMTPSEMANSLGLPALKDRKWQIFKTSATKGTGLDEAMEWLVETLKSRQ
- the ARL1 gene encoding ADP-ribosylation factor-like protein 1 isoform X1, which codes for MGGFFSSIFSSLFGTREMRILILGLDGAGKTTILYRLQVGEVVTTIPTIGFNVETVTYKNLKFQVWDLGGQTSIRPYWRCYYSNTDAVIYVVDSCDRDRIGISKSELVAMLEEEELRKAILVVFANKQDMEQAMTPSEMANSLGLPALKDRKWQIFKTSATKGTGLDEAMEWLVETLKSRQ